A genomic segment from Triticum dicoccoides isolate Atlit2015 ecotype Zavitan chromosome 1A, WEW_v2.0, whole genome shotgun sequence encodes:
- the LOC119289517 gene encoding translation initiation factor IF-2-like — MARVSRTTPNAAASSRTKEAAAPKSRTKKTPAAPRSRTKKTPPAARPPSPAPAPANQTVPAPATANQMAPAPDVEVIEIFDFPTASLSSGKRRDRKRAGATASSPLDVDEIEMWTPRQKRRFDEDCLILSADPLAANKARPVVVPAAADDEDLAVVAERGPVACRDFPHARYLCVKFPFATTPHEKHCEQCYCFVCDVAAPCATWRGHAMYGHCHASDQDKIWKTMRGAKKANPCKTY, encoded by the exons GGACGACGCCCAACGCCGCGGCATCGTCGCGGACCAAGGAGGCGGCGGCGCCCAAGTCGCGGACCAAGAAGACCCCTGCCGCGCCCCGGTCGCGGACGAAGAAGACCCCCCCAGCCGCCAGGCCGCCCTCTCCGGCGCCTGCGCCGGCGAATCAGACGGTACCTGCGCCGGCGACGGCGAATCAGATGGCACCTGCGCCGGACGTTGAGGTGATCGAAATCTTCGATTTCCCCACCGCATCGTTGAGCTCCGGGAAGAGGAGGGATCGGAAGAGGGCGGGGGCGACCGCCTCCTCGCCGCTCGACGTCGACGAGATCGAGATGTGGACGCCGCGGCAGAAGCGCCGATTCGACGAGGACTGCCTCATCCTCTCCGCCGACCCCCTGGCCGCCAACAAGGCCCGACCCGtcgtcgtccccgccgccgccgacgacgaagaCTTGGCGGTTGTCGCCGAGCGCGGCCCG GTGGCCTGCAGAGATTTTCCGCACGCGAGGTACCTCTGCGTCAAGTTCCCCTTCGCCACCACCCCTCACGAGAAGCACTGCGAGCAG TGCTACTGCTTTGTGTGCGACGTTGCTGCTCCGTGCGCAACTTGGAGAGGACATGCCATGTATGGGCATTGCCATGCTTCAGACCAGGACAAGATTTGGAAAACCATGAGAGGAGCGAAGAAGGCGAACCCGTGCAAGACCTACTGA